From Kribbella amoyensis:
GGTCTTGAGTTTCTGCACACCCGCGGTTGGCTTCATCGCGATCTTAAGCCTGCAAACCTTATGCTCGGGCACAATGGTGAAGTGAAGCTTTCTGATTTCGGATTGGCTTGTACCGAGGATCATGTTCACCAACTTCCCATTGGTTACGCCACGCACTTGCCTCCGGAATCGGTATCCAGTGGATACATCGACTCGGTAGCTGGTGATATTTATGCTATGGGAACAACGCTGTACCGTTTAGTCAATGGCGATGTCTTCTTTGAGTCACAAATCGACGACGATGCTGATCTGGTCGACCTGATCGAGCGAGGAAAATTGCCGCGCAGGGATCAGTACTTGCCTCATATTCACAAGAGCTTGCGACGAGTCATAAACAAGGCTCTTAATGTTGATCCGTGCAAACGGTACGACTCAGCGAGTGAATTCCGTCATGCTATCGAGTCAGTAATTCCCAAGGTTTCATGGCGAGAGGTCGGTTTGGATGAGGGAGTGGGATGGGACGGTCGAGGTGGGAGCGACGGTTGGCGTGCTCGAATTCAGTCGACTAAGAGAGGTAAATTCTCCTTCAAGGTAGAGCGGAAGACGGCGTCGGGGGTGTACCGGGCGTTGCGGAGCGACTCTCAATCATTTGATACGGAACAAGATGCCATTCAATTTGCCGCCGCAGTTCTTGATCGGATAGCTGCGATTGGCAAGTAGTCGAACCTTGGTGTGGTTCTGCTGGACACGGCCTGGTGGTCGGAACCCGTGGTGCGGCGACCGTCGCATAGGTGTGCTAGAACAGTGCCGTGGAGCTGCTGCATCGAGGCAAGGTTCGAGACGTGTACAGCGATCGCCCTGGGGAGGTGATCCTGGTTGCGACTGATCGGGTGTCGGTCTATGACGTGGTGTTGCCTACTCCGATCCCTGACAAGGGGAAGTTGCTGACGAGTCTGTCGCTGTGGTGGTTCGAGCAGCTGGCGGATGTGATGCCTAATCACGTGATCTCGGCTACGGATGTGCCGGCCGAGTTCGAGGGGCGGGCTGTGCGGGTTCAGCAGGTCGACATCATCCAGGTGGAGTGCATCGCCCGCGGCTACCTTGCTGGGCTTGGCTGGGATGCCTACCAAGAGTCCGGGAAGATCTCTGGGGTGTCGATCCCTCCGGGGCTTCGTGAAGGGGACAAGCTTCCGCAGCCGGTGTTCACACCGACTACGAAGACGGCTCCTGAGGATGGGCATGACGAGCCGATGACCTTTGAGGAGGTCTCGGAGGCTGTTGGGCCGGAGCTCGCGAAGACGCTTGAGGCGAAGACGCTTGAGCTGTTCAGCAGGGCTACTGAGATCACGGCTGGTCGTGGTGTGCACCTGGCGGATACCAAGTTCGAGTTTGGGCTTGCGAAGGATGGGACGTTGGTCCTGGCCGATGAGGTGCTGACGTCGGATTCCTCGCGCTACTGGCGGGATGAGGACTGGAAGCCTGGGCAGCGTCAGGTCTCGTTCGACAAGCAGTACGTGCGTGACTGGGCTCGTGATCTGGGGACGTGGGACAAGACTCCTCCGGGTCCTGAGATCCCGGCTGAGGTCGTCGATGAGACTCGTGCTCGTTATGTGGCGATGTACGAGCGGGTTACCGGTCTGAAGTGGGAGTGACCATGCCGACCTGGGAAGAGATCCAGGAAGCTCGCCTGAGTGACGTCCTCGAGCTTCAGAAGGTTCACAAGCGATTGCTCGCAGCCAAGGAGCAGGGGATCGATCCGGACCCGGCTGACGCCGAGGTTGCCCGGTCTGTTGCGGCGACTGGACTTGGCGGGATTGATCGGGTCAACGCGCGGGACGACTACTAGACCTCCTCAGGGCTGCGGCTCTATGCTGATGGTGTTCTAGAACAGCGATTGGAGCCTGAGGTCTAGTTATGCCCCCGAAGCTGGAGCGTCCCGCTCCGCCGTATCAGCAGATCGCCACCGAGATTCGTACCCGGATCTCCAGTGGTGAGTTGCAGGCTGGCGACTTGGTGCCGTCTGTGCGGTCGCTGATGCGCGAATGGGGTGTGGCTATCGCTACCGCTCAGCGTGCGTTGTCGACCCTGCGGGCTGAGGGGTACATCAAGCCCGAGCGTGGGGTTGGGAGCATCGTGACGACCGAGGAGGAGCGCGGTCGAGCTGCTAACGACCGTGTCGACAACTCCCGGCGTACGGGCAAGATCTATCCCACCGGGAGCTACGCGAAGATCACAGAGGCTGTGATCGATGAGGCATCAGAGCAGGTTGCCGATGCGCTGGGACTGAAGCCCGGTGATCCGGTCATCCGGCGTGTCCGGACAACCTATCGGTCAGACGACAGGCCGGCCTCGGCATCGACCTCGTACTACCGCGGCCATCTGGCCAAGACGGCACCGCTGCTGCTGAGTGCTGAGCGGATCAGGGAAGGCACGTTCGCGTACATCGCGAACATCCTCAAGCGCGAGATCGATGCGTGGCAGGACCAGTTCGAACCGGCAGCCGCGAGCGCTGAGCAAGCGGAGAAGCTTGGCCTGGACGAGGGCGCCCTCATCATGGTCGGTCGCAACTGGATCTACGACGACACTGGCGACGTGCTTGAGTACGGCGAGAGCATCACCTTCGGGCGCGTGACTTACCGTGGCCGACTCGGCGACTCTCCCACCCGCGTTCAGCGGCCTTGACACGTAAGCGTCAACTCTGAGTTACAAACTCGTGGCTTTTAGTGCTTGTCGACGTGGCCTAGGTGTTCTAGTATTCGAACTAGAACACCCGCTCAACGGGAGTGGGTCGGACGCCTAGAAGGGGCGATTCCATGAACATCAACGTTGACCTCACGGGCAAGACGTTCACCGTCACCAAGGGTGCGGAGGAGAAGAAGGACCAGAACGGCCGGCAGAAGGCGGACAAGACCACCAACGATCTGCTCTGGACGGTTCAGCTGATGGCGCTCGATGAGTCCGGCGGCGAGGTGATCAACGTGACCCTGGCGGGCAATGCTGCCCCGAAGGTGACCGTTGGTGCCATGGTCGTTCCGGTCGGGCTGACTGCCATGCCCTGGGCCACCAACGGGCGGAACGGTGTTGCGTACAAGGCGAACAGCCTCAACGCGCCGGGTAACGCGAAGGCCTGATCCCCACTCATCCCGTGACTCGTGCAACTGCTCAGCAAGGAGTAGTCATGTCGCAACCGATGGAAGACCGAACCGTCACAGCGAATCAGGCACGTGCCGAGTACGAGGCCAAGTGCCAGGAAATCAAAGGGATCGAGACCGCGAAGCGGTACCTCGAAGAGCTTCTGTCGAAGCTCATGCAGCGGTGTGAGCCGCTGGTCGCGTTCCACACCGTCGGCGACACGATGTACGCCGTGGATTCGTTCTGGATGCTGCTGAACATGTACGCCGATGCTGAGCGCAAGCTCAGCGATGCGAAAGCTGCCCGCGACTACACGTACGCGGTTTGGCAGTCGGCTTCGGCCGAACCCCACCGCGGCTGACACGTAAGTGTCAACGTCGCTGAACTACCGCTAGATACCAAGAACGGCCCTCGAAAGGGCCGCTCCCTGGAACACCGACACGAAGCCGGGTCAAGGCCTCAGAAACCGTCCTGGCTTCGTGTCTCTCCAGACTCAACCCCCTCAACGGGAGGTCTTGTCATGCCCAAATCTACCCGTAAGCGCTCGAGTGGTCGAGTATCCGGCCGTCGCGGACGTGGCAGTGCCACGAGTGCTGTCGAAACCATCACCCGGCCGTCGCAGTCCCTGCCGGTCGTCATCTTGCTGAGTGTCTGGCGCTGGCGCTGGGAACTCATCGTCCTGGCCCTCGTGGCCTACATCGTCATCGCCCACGGCGCGGCCGTCAGCGGCTACTTCGAGTCCAATCCGCTGTGGCTGAACGCGCTGCTGATCATCGTCCTGAGTGGCTGGATCTTCACCGACAACCTGGTACGCCGCTTCGCGCGTAACCGAATCTGGTGCGTCATCACCCGGCACCGCGTCCGGGCCTGTCTCACCGAGATGCGCACCCTGAACTGGTCCGGCAACCTGCCGTTCATCGTCGGGTGCTTCTCCACCAGAACCGGTCAGGTCATCTGGCTGTTCATGCGTCCCGGTCTGTCGGCCGAAGACCTTGAGAACAAGGCCGAAACACTGGCCTCCGCGTGCTGGGCACGCACGGCAGTGATCACCCGCTCGACGCGCAACGCCGCACTCGTACGGATCGACATCGACCGGCGCGACCCGCTGTCCAAGCAGCACATCGTCTCGCCTTTGCTCAACGACACCAGCGACATGCCGGAAGCGGCCGTCGCAGAAGACGCGGTCATGGCCTTCCTCGGCCCCGAGCCCGCCTCCGAAGGGACCACCGACCAACCGCCGGCCAAATCCGGCAGCGGTGAGACCCGCACCAGAACCGCGAAGACCAAGACCACCGCCGCCGTGAACGACGGCAACACCGTGGTCCTGGGCGTCAACGGAGAAGACGTGTCCGACTATGTCTAGCTTCGACCCACGACAGGTGTTCCCCCGGCGCAAGCCGGGGGTCACCCCCACCCGATGGCTCGGCCTATCGATCTACGACCCCATCTACCTGGGTGTCGACACGCGCGGCAAGGCCGTGCACGTCACCCTCATGTACCGCAACATCCTGCTCGGTGGCGAACCCGGCGCGGGGAAGTCCGTAGCCCTGGGCAACATCGTTGCTCACGCCGCACTGTGCATCGACGTTGACCTCATCCTGATCGACGGCAAGATCGTTGAACTGCTGCCTTACGCACCGGTGGCGGAAGAGTTCGTCGGCAACGA
This genomic window contains:
- a CDS encoding phosphoribosylaminoimidazolesuccinocarboxamide synthase; amino-acid sequence: MELLHRGKVRDVYSDRPGEVILVATDRVSVYDVVLPTPIPDKGKLLTSLSLWWFEQLADVMPNHVISATDVPAEFEGRAVRVQQVDIIQVECIARGYLAGLGWDAYQESGKISGVSIPPGLREGDKLPQPVFTPTTKTAPEDGHDEPMTFEEVSEAVGPELAKTLEAKTLELFSRATEITAGRGVHLADTKFEFGLAKDGTLVLADEVLTSDSSRYWRDEDWKPGQRQVSFDKQYVRDWARDLGTWDKTPPGPEIPAEVVDETRARYVAMYERVTGLKWE
- a CDS encoding serine/threonine-protein kinase; the encoded protein is MSAYESLRYLGGGYFGEVWLEKDNALNRNCAAKYIRRTLDLGERGPFAEAQAMVHAEHDHVVRIYSAEMDDGVPVIRMEYLPDGSISDRYGKHPLPIGDSLKAIIDACRGLEFLHTRGWLHRDLKPANLMLGHNGEVKLSDFGLACTEDHVHQLPIGYATHLPPESVSSGYIDSVAGDIYAMGTTLYRLVNGDVFFESQIDDDADLVDLIERGKLPRRDQYLPHIHKSLRRVINKALNVDPCKRYDSASEFRHAIESVIPKVSWREVGLDEGVGWDGRGGSDGWRARIQSTKRGKFSFKVERKTASGVYRALRSDSQSFDTEQDAIQFAAAVLDRIAAIGK
- a CDS encoding GntR family transcriptional regulator produces the protein MPPKLERPAPPYQQIATEIRTRISSGELQAGDLVPSVRSLMREWGVAIATAQRALSTLRAEGYIKPERGVGSIVTTEEERGRAANDRVDNSRRTGKIYPTGSYAKITEAVIDEASEQVADALGLKPGDPVIRRVRTTYRSDDRPASASTSYYRGHLAKTAPLLLSAERIREGTFAYIANILKREIDAWQDQFEPAAASAEQAEKLGLDEGALIMVGRNWIYDDTGDVLEYGESITFGRVTYRGRLGDSPTRVQRP